A window from Citrus sinensis cultivar Valencia sweet orange chromosome 5, DVS_A1.0, whole genome shotgun sequence encodes these proteins:
- the LOC127902340 gene encoding uncharacterized protein LOC127902340: protein MLDKERLFDFLYGLNKELDEVRGRILGKNPLPSIREAFVEVGREESRKRVMMGLVKEPEAERSALVTKKTDQSANQKGQKHGERPYCDYCHKKGHTRDSCWRLHGKPADWKPKRQQEAKGMVTEKTNQFALAKDQFEMLQQLLIQNQQANKNDLTSSSCNAVHTGSNLGEDD from the exons ATGTTGGATAAAGAACGTCTCTTTGATTTCCTTTATGGACTCAACAAAGAACTTGATGAAGTTCGTGGCAGAATATTAGGAAAGAATCCTCTACCCTCCATCCGAGAAGCTTTTGTTGAGGTGGGGCGTGAAGAAAGTCGAAAGAGAGTCATGATGGGACTGGTGAAGGAACCTGAGGCGGAGAGATCAGCGCTGGTGACCAAAAAGACAGATCAGTCAGCTAACCAAAAGGGACAAAAACATGGAGAACGTCCCTATTGCGACTATTGTCACAAGAAAGGGCATACTCGAGACTCATGCTGGAGGCTTCATGGAAAGCCAGCAGATTGGAAACCAAAACGGCAGCAAGAAGCAAAGGGAATGGTGACAGAGAAAACTAATCAGTTTGCCCTCGCAAAAGATCAATTTGAGATGCTGCAACAGCTCCTTATACAAAATCAGcaagcaaataaaaatgactTGACCTCCTCTAGTTGTAATGCAGTCCATACAG GATCCAATCTTGGGGAGGATGACTAG